AGGTAAAAAACTGTTGCAATCCGTGTTGAACTTTTTCGATTGATTCGACAATTTGTTTGACGATAACCGAGTCAAATAAAAAGCTAATAACGGCAATTAAAAAGAACCCAACAATCAAGTAATAATGGCTTTGAATCACATTTTTTTCGGCATACGTGAAAGTTGATTGAGAGTCTTCCAAACGTTCTTCCTGCAATTCTTTAAGAGAATTAATCAGAGTATAAAAAGCGTCTCTTTCTTCTGAAATTGCATTCATAAACGAGCCTTCGTCGAAACTTTGCAGAGCGTAAGAGCGTGTTGTGAGCAAAAGCTCTTTGTAACGTTTCCATTGTTCGACTATCGGTTCGGGAGCTTGTGCTATCATCGTTTCAAGTTTGTCTAAAATGGGCATAAGTTTTTGATCTGCGCGTTTTTTATAATCATCGTTGGGCGACATTACCAGTGTAAGCATCGTTTCGCGTAATATAAAAAGCGGTTCGATGTAGTTGCTTTGCAGGTTTTGAACTTTTTTGAAATCGGTAAAGACGTGATGAAGGTTCGCAAAGCCTCGCTGATTAATATTCATCGAAAGAAGTGCTAGCGATAAAAGCGACACAAATGCGATAATGCCCAAAATGAGAAATTTAGTACGGATGCTTAGATTATTCATTTGGTAAGACCTTTGTCGGTAAACGGTAACGTAAGCGTTCTTGAGGCAGAGGTTCTGAACGAATCGACCAATGATAGGGTGTGAGTTTCGCTTCCCAAAGGCGCATAATCGCCACGCTTGAGGGCGTAAAATCCACTTCTTTATTGATACCTATAACCATATTGGGAGAAGGAATACTTAACATGTAAGCTTTTTCATACACATGTTGCAAAATTTTATCCATTAAAGGTAAAAAACGAGGATCGCTGTTTTCGAGCGTAAAAAGTGTTTGCATGTAAGTATCAAGTGTGTCGTCTTTGTCTATTGAGCACCATTGGTTCGGTGTATAAAGAGTAAACAGACTTGACCAAGGATGTCCATACCAATCTTCATTTCCCCATAATAACAAATCCCAATCGTATTGGTGTTCGCGATTAGTTAAGAGTTGCCTAAAAACGTATTTTTCGTCACTCGTAACATCGTAGCTTAAAGTGACACCGAAGCGTTTAAGCTGATACTCGATCCCTTTACAGATTGATAAAAAGCGATCTTGCGTTACGACTTTGAGATGGACACCGTTTAAAATGTTCGTGATCTCCTCGTCACTCATTCGAGTGGGTGGATGCTGGATATACGCTTGAGAAAGCGCTTTAGCGGCATACATATTTGCCGAAATTGGAAAGGGTGAAAGAACACCTTCTCCTTTATACGAAAATTTGACGAGATTTTCTTGATTTAAGGCTTCGTTGAGAGCTTGACGTATGCGAAGATCGTGCAAGGGCGTTTTGGGGTTCATGAGGTTCATATGAAAACTGAGCGTCGTTGTTGAGGGACGTGTGTAAAGTTTTGCATATTTTGAATTAACGATTTCAGTTTTTTTATTCAGTGGGATAAAGGCAATATCAATTTTGCCTTCGTTATTGCTCAATGCATCGATAACACTATCAATAGGCATACGTGTGTGAATCGTTAACGTTTGAATATACGGTTGGGATTTTTCAAAATAGTAAGGATTGGCTTTTAAAACGACGGTATCGCTTTGGGACAAGCCGGTTGCATGGCCTTGTGTTAAAATATAAGGGCCCGCTCCAAAAGGTCCGACGATCGCTGTATTTTCGGCGGTGATGCTTTTTGACCATTGATGGTGAGTGTAATACTCTTTGGTATAAAAATTGATGCGTGCTAAATCGTGAAAGAGCATGCCGTAGGGCGCATTCAGATGGATACGAATGCTGTATTCGTCTAACTTTTCAACGGATTTGAGTTTACGGTGAATATCGGTATAGGTAAATGCACCCTGTAAAAAATGTTGAAAATTCTCAACGACAGCATCGGCATTTAAGGGTGTACCGTCTTGAAATTTAACGTCGTTACGTAGCCAAAAATCATAGGTAAGCTCATCTCGTTTTTCATGTTTATAGGCAATAAAATACTCCCAACCACGCTTGGAATCATCCAGTCTAACCAGCGTTCCGTTGATTAAACGCATAATATACGCGTAAGGTAACGAGGGAATATAGACATGTAAATGTGAATTTGGATCGCGATACGTAAGGCTCGTCTTTGCTGCATCGTCCATTTCGTATGGTTCGGCGGTGTGCATGTAAGAAGGTATCAGTCCTAAAGCAAAGCACAAAAGGCTTTTGACGAACATGCTATTCAAGCTTGTATCCAATCCCCGAGAGGTTGGCAATAATGTCTTTGGGGAGCTTGTTTCGCAGGTTTCTCACAATCGAACGAATTGCATCGTCAGTCATAACCGCATTGCCCCAAACGTAGCTTTGAAATTCTTCATAGGTCACAATACGGTGTTTATTATGAAATAAAAGTTCCAAAAATGAAATCTCTTTTTTGGTGAGTGTAATACTTTTTGATTGATACGTCAAAATTTTCTGATTCCAATCGTAGTAATACCCTTGAGGTAAATCGTGGCAATCGCTACATTTGTCTAATTTCGCACAACATTCTTGTAAAATCGCTAGCATCTTTTCAAAGCGTATTGGTTTAATAACGTAATGTTCGATGTGCATATTAATCAATGGTAGTAGATACTCTTGGCTCGTATATGCCGTTAAAACAACAATGCAGGAGTCAATCTCTTTTTTGCGAATCGTCGTAATTAACTCCACACCGTTCATGATTGGCATTTCAAGATCGGTCATAATAATATCGGGAGAAAACGTTTTGAGTATTTCTAATGCCTCTTGTCCATTAGAGGCTTCTTTGATCTCATGGACAATATAGCCTAGAGCGTTGGCGATATGCTTCCGTATGTTCTCTTCATCTTCAACAAATAGAATATTTAAATGTCTCAGCGGATTTTGTATCATTAAAAACCTTTATTCTAAGAATGAGATTATATACCATTCAACATATAAGTGTTCTAGCGTTTCCAATATGACAAAAAAAAATGGCGAAAAAATGGCAAAAGCGAATAAAACAGGGTTAAGAGCGGTGTAAGGACGCTTTGGTAACGCAAAAGTAAAAGAGGAAAAATCTTTGAATGCTTTCTCGTTGTATTATGGATAATGGCATATAATGGGCAATATAATGGGGACAGGCTACTTTATTTAAATTAAGCAATAAATCTTTGGCAAAGAGTTAAAATTCAGCCCTGACCCCTAAAGTTATAGATTTAGTAAGAAACAGACTGTTTCATAATATAATGTTCATTTTAACATCATCCTATCTTCGGAGAAAATATGAAGAATTTAATTGTCCGTCTTAATCCATCGACATTACCGAATGCTGGCGAAATGGGATACTCACAAATATCAATAGTTGAGCCAGGGCGTATGGCTTATATATCTGGTCAAGTTGCGTGGCGGCCAGATGGTCAGACTGTACCTAAAGGGTTAGCAGAACAAATGAGTATTGTCTCGCTCAACGCGAAGGCTGCATTAGATGCTGTTGGCGCTACGCCGCATGATGTTGTGATTGCACGTATTTATGTGGTCAACCTTACGCCCGAACGATTGGAAGAACTCATGCCATCGTTTCTAGCAACTTTTGAAGGGGCTCAACCTTGTGTTACTGGAGTTGGTGTCGCGACGCTGGCAGCGCCAGACCTTCAAGTTGAAATGGAGCTAGTTGTCAGGCTACCTAATTAACTATTGGATTCTGGTCTTGAATTTTAGATGTCGGGGCTAAACTTTCAACTTTTTGTCAATTTATGAGACTAAAGGTCTTGAGAATAAAGACGAAAATGGGGCTTGTCCTCTTTTCTCTCTTTAGTCTTAATGGTTTTATTGAAGTAAAAAAAGAAGCTACTTAAAATTCAATAGGTAGACTAGCCTCTCTCCTCTATCTGTAGAAATTGTTGTTTCGTATTTGAGCCCAAGTTTTTCTATACATTTTATAGATGCAAAGTTTTCATGATAAACTGTTGCAATAGCTCTGTTTTTTAACAAAGAATTTTTGATTGATTCTATTTGGGCTTTACCAATTTCACTTGCATATCCTAGTCCCCAAAATTTTTTTGCCAAGATAAAACCGAATTCATAGTCATCTTCTTGCAAATAAGAACAAGGCAGAACACCTGCTAAACCTATTATTTCTTTTGTAGTATTGTTTTCTAAAACTTTTAAGCCTATCTGCTTTACATACTCATATATGTTTTGCTCTGAAATAGTATCTTTTCCAAAAGTATATTTGATAACATCTTTATCACTAAAAATCAGTTCATATAAGGTTTTGCTATCTTCTTGGTTTAATGCTCTTAGTCTTAATCTTTCTGTTCTCATGTAGCTTCTTTGTATATTTTTTGACAAGGTATTTTATAAAAAAATATCTTAACCTCTGAGCATAACCCCTAAAAAAATGGCGACAACTCCCAAGACAATATTGATAGGCAGTAAAATTGTAGGGAGCAGTTGCATTTTTGCTTTGGCACCTGCCAAATCACCACGGTTAAAGAGTGTTTGTGCTTGCTTGCGTTGGATGTACATATACATATAATTAAGACTCATAACAGTCCAAATCGCTTCTTTAAGATAAATAAATCCACCTGCATAGCCAGCTCCTTGGATGATGAGAAGGGCGCAGAGGATGCTCATGACAATAAAAGGCATCACAAGATTGAACAGTCTTCCGACGATGCGCAAGTTAGTTCCAAGCCTTATTTTGGGTTCGTCAATTGTCTGGATCACAGGGTGTACAGCAAATTTAATCGCAATCATCCCTCCTACCCACACAACCGCCGAAAGAATGTGTAAAAAGATAATGATCGTTTTATAGTCTTCAAAAAATGTTTGCATACTCTCTCCTTTCCATATTATAGCAATGGATTATACCCTCCTACCCACCTTTGAATATTGACATTTTACATGTAGATATTTCGCTTTATATTTTTTATTTTTTCAAGCGTATTTTTTTCTACGGAACACAATATGCAAAAGTGTCTGGTGAAATATAAACTCACAAAGGAGAACAAAATGGCTGAACTCAGACAAATTGCTTTTTACGGCAAAGGCGGAATTGGTAAATCAACCACTTCACAAAATACACTTGCGGCAATGGCGCACTACTTCGGTAAAAAAATTCTTATCGTTGGATGTGATCCAAAAGCTGATTCAACACGTCTTATCTTGCATGAAAAAGCACAATGTACCATTATGCAACTAGCTTCAGAGGCAGGTACAGTTGAAGACCTAGAGCTTGAAGATGTATGTAAACCAGGTGCTGCTGAGTTTGATCCTGCAAATACAGATATTACAGAAGGTTTTAT
Above is a genomic segment from Sulfurospirillum halorespirans DSM 13726 containing:
- a CDS encoding ABC transporter substrate-binding protein, yielding MFVKSLLCFALGLIPSYMHTAEPYEMDDAAKTSLTYRDPNSHLHVYIPSLPYAYIMRLINGTLVRLDDSKRGWEYFIAYKHEKRDELTYDFWLRNDVKFQDGTPLNADAVVENFQHFLQGAFTYTDIHRKLKSVEKLDEYSIRIHLNAPYGMLFHDLARINFYTKEYYTHHQWSKSITAENTAIVGPFGAGPYILTQGHATGLSQSDTVVLKANPYYFEKSQPYIQTLTIHTRMPIDSVIDALSNNEGKIDIAFIPLNKKTEIVNSKYAKLYTRPSTTTLSFHMNLMNPKTPLHDLRIRQALNEALNQENLVKFSYKGEGVLSPFPISANMYAAKALSQAYIQHPPTRMSDEEITNILNGVHLKVVTQDRFLSICKGIEYQLKRFGVTLSYDVTSDEKYVFRQLLTNREHQYDWDLLLWGNEDWYGHPWSSLFTLYTPNQWCSIDKDDTLDTYMQTLFTLENSDPRFLPLMDKILQHVYEKAYMLSIPSPNMVIGINKEVDFTPSSVAIMRLWEAKLTPYHWSIRSEPLPQERLRYRLPTKVLPNE
- a CDS encoding response regulator transcription factor is translated as MIQNPLRHLNILFVEDEENIRKHIANALGYIVHEIKEASNGQEALEILKTFSPDIIMTDLEMPIMNGVELITTIRKKEIDSCIVVLTAYTSQEYLLPLINMHIEHYVIKPIRFEKMLAILQECCAKLDKCSDCHDLPQGYYYDWNQKILTYQSKSITLTKKEISFLELLFHNKHRIVTYEEFQSYVWGNAVMTDDAIRSIVRNLRNKLPKDIIANLSGIGYKLE
- a CDS encoding RidA family protein, yielding MKNLIVRLNPSTLPNAGEMGYSQISIVEPGRMAYISGQVAWRPDGQTVPKGLAEQMSIVSLNAKAALDAVGATPHDVVIARIYVVNLTPERLEELMPSFLATFEGAQPCVTGVGVATLAAPDLQVEMELVVRLPN
- a CDS encoding GNAT family N-acetyltransferase, whose translation is MRTERLRLRALNQEDSKTLYELIFSDKDVIKYTFGKDTISEQNIYEYVKQIGLKVLENNTTKEIIGLAGVLPCSYLQEDDYEFGFILAKKFWGLGYASEIGKAQIESIKNSLLKNRAIATVYHENFASIKCIEKLGLKYETTISTDRGERLVYLLNFK